The proteins below come from a single Burkholderia humptydooensis genomic window:
- a CDS encoding ATP-dependent DNA helicase, producing the protein MNSPLDATPDARRDDSSAARSRTSGGSAVAAAGAYTPSVKRIVELDAIFGDGGLFARALDNYRPRASQIDMARAVAAAMEASGKLMPEPEIFEARKRPARRLQDGASAGRDDAHATSSGDEGADNGDNTLIVEAGTGTGKTYAYLVPAMLWGGKVIVSTGTKHLQDQLFQRDIPTVRNALAVPVTVAMLKGRANYLCHYYLQRTADNGRLPSRQDTAYLQDIIRFAKITKSGDKAELASVPETSPVWSMVTSTRDNCLGQECPHYKDCFVMQARREAQQADIVVVNHHLFFADIMLRDTGMAELLPSANTIVFDEAHQLPETATLFFGETLSTTQLLELARDAVVEGLAHARDAVEWVKLGGALERAARDVRLAFADDGIVRMSLAQLGDGHPLFGALDAVDSALDALSTALAGQAERAESIAACQRRARELQELLAGWVAPGAKDDAADAKAAAEAGERDDPNEKVRWVEVFAHTVQLHETPLSVAPIFAKQRAGVPRAWIFTSATLSVRGDFTHYAAQMGLNSRRSMTLPSPFDYQTQGLLYVPRNLPQPSSPAFTDAVFDAALPAIEASGGGVFVLCTTLRAVDRIAMKLRETIEARGWNTPLLVQGDASRTELLDRFRAYGNAILVGSQSFWEGVDVRGDALSLVVIDKLPFAPPDDPVLAARLDALTKKGLSPFAVHQLPQAVITLKQGAGRLIRAETDRGVLMICDTRLVDKPYGRRIWQSLPPFKRTREIDVVREFFAERREAEQA; encoded by the coding sequence TTGAATTCACCGCTTGATGCCACTCCCGACGCGCGGCGCGACGATTCGTCCGCCGCGCGCTCCCGCACGTCCGGCGGCAGCGCCGTTGCCGCCGCGGGCGCGTACACGCCGAGCGTGAAGCGCATCGTCGAGCTCGACGCCATCTTCGGCGACGGCGGCCTGTTCGCGCGCGCGCTCGACAACTACCGCCCGCGCGCGTCGCAGATCGACATGGCGCGCGCCGTTGCCGCCGCGATGGAAGCATCGGGCAAGCTGATGCCGGAGCCCGAGATCTTCGAGGCGCGCAAGCGCCCCGCGCGGCGCCTGCAAGACGGCGCATCCGCCGGCCGTGACGATGCGCACGCCACGTCGTCCGGCGACGAAGGCGCCGACAACGGCGACAACACGTTGATCGTCGAAGCCGGCACCGGCACCGGCAAGACATATGCGTACCTCGTCCCGGCGATGCTCTGGGGAGGCAAGGTGATCGTGTCGACGGGCACGAAGCACCTGCAGGATCAACTGTTCCAGCGCGACATCCCGACGGTGCGCAACGCGCTCGCGGTGCCCGTGACGGTCGCGATGCTCAAGGGGCGCGCGAATTACCTGTGTCATTACTATCTGCAACGCACGGCCGACAACGGCCGCTTGCCGTCGCGACAGGACACCGCGTACCTGCAGGACATCATCCGCTTCGCGAAGATCACGAAGAGCGGCGACAAGGCCGAGCTCGCGAGCGTGCCGGAGACGTCGCCCGTGTGGTCGATGGTCACGTCGACGCGCGACAACTGCCTCGGCCAGGAATGCCCGCATTACAAGGACTGCTTCGTGATGCAGGCGCGCCGCGAGGCGCAGCAGGCGGACATCGTCGTCGTCAATCATCACCTGTTCTTCGCCGACATCATGCTGCGCGACACCGGGATGGCCGAATTGCTGCCGAGCGCGAACACGATCGTCTTCGACGAGGCGCATCAGTTGCCCGAGACCGCGACGCTCTTTTTCGGCGAGACGCTGTCGACGACGCAACTGCTCGAGCTCGCGCGCGATGCGGTGGTCGAGGGTCTCGCGCATGCGCGCGATGCGGTCGAATGGGTGAAGCTCGGCGGCGCGCTGGAGCGTGCGGCGCGCGACGTGCGGCTCGCGTTCGCCGACGACGGGATCGTCCGGATGTCGCTCGCGCAACTGGGCGACGGCCATCCGCTTTTCGGCGCGCTCGATGCGGTCGATTCGGCGCTCGACGCGCTGTCGACGGCGCTCGCGGGGCAGGCGGAGCGGGCCGAATCGATCGCCGCCTGCCAGCGCCGCGCGCGCGAGCTGCAGGAGTTGCTCGCGGGCTGGGTTGCGCCCGGTGCGAAAGACGATGCGGCCGATGCGAAGGCCGCTGCGGAAGCGGGCGAGCGCGACGATCCGAACGAGAAAGTGCGCTGGGTCGAGGTGTTCGCGCACACGGTCCAGTTGCACGAAACGCCGTTGTCCGTCGCGCCGATCTTCGCGAAGCAGCGCGCGGGCGTGCCGCGCGCGTGGATCTTCACGTCGGCGACGCTATCGGTGCGCGGCGATTTCACGCACTACGCGGCGCAGATGGGGCTCAATTCGCGCCGCTCGATGACGCTGCCGAGCCCGTTCGACTATCAGACGCAAGGGCTCCTGTACGTGCCGCGGAACCTGCCGCAGCCGTCGTCGCCCGCGTTCACCGACGCGGTGTTCGACGCCGCGCTGCCGGCGATCGAGGCGTCGGGCGGCGGCGTGTTCGTGCTGTGCACGACGCTGCGCGCGGTCGACCGGATCGCCATGAAGTTGCGCGAGACGATCGAGGCGCGCGGCTGGAACACGCCGCTCCTCGTGCAGGGCGATGCGAGCCGCACTGAGCTGCTCGACCGGTTCCGCGCATACGGCAATGCGATTCTCGTCGGCAGCCAGAGCTTCTGGGAAGGCGTCGACGTGCGCGGCGACGCGCTGTCGCTCGTCGTGATCGACAAGCTGCCGTTCGCGCCGCCCGACGATCCGGTGCTCGCCGCGCGGCTCGATGCGCTGACGAAGAAGGGGTTGAGCCCGTTCGCCGTCCATCAGTTGCCGCAGGCCGTCATCACGCTGAAGCAGGGCGCGGGGCGGCTGATTCGCGCGGAGACGGACCGCGGCGTGCTGATGATCTGCGACACGCGCCTCGTCGACAAGCCATATGGCCGTCGTATCTGGCAGAGCCTGCCGCCCTTCAAGCGAACGCGCGAGATCGACGTCGTGCGCGAGTTCTTCGCCGAGCGGCGCGAAGCCGAGCAGGCTTGA
- a CDS encoding outer membrane protein assembly factor BamD, with protein MMHSTKRVAKPAAAWAALAAAAVLVAGCHGLPQKSDETATWSNNKLYSEAQDALTGGDWGKCAKYFEALQGRDPFGHFAQQAQINVAYCNWKDNETASADQAVDRFIQLHPDHPDVAYAYYLKGMIHFNDDLGLFGRFSGQDMSERDPQALRESYDAFKVVVDRYPKSKYAPDAAARMRYIVNALASHEVHAADYYYRRGAYVAAINRAQLAIKEYKNAPAIEDALHIMTLSYAKLNQPQLADDTKRVLASTFPDSPYVTGHARPGAKKSWWQF; from the coding sequence ATGATGCATTCGACCAAACGCGTCGCAAAACCTGCGGCCGCCTGGGCCGCGCTGGCGGCGGCCGCGGTGCTCGTCGCGGGTTGCCACGGCTTGCCGCAGAAGAGCGACGAGACGGCAACCTGGTCGAACAACAAATTATACTCAGAGGCTCAGGATGCATTGACGGGCGGCGACTGGGGCAAGTGCGCGAAATATTTCGAGGCGCTGCAGGGGCGCGACCCGTTCGGCCACTTCGCGCAGCAGGCTCAGATCAACGTCGCCTACTGCAACTGGAAGGACAACGAAACGGCCTCCGCCGACCAGGCGGTCGACCGCTTCATCCAGCTCCACCCGGATCACCCGGATGTCGCGTACGCGTACTACCTGAAGGGGATGATCCACTTCAACGACGACCTCGGTCTCTTCGGCCGCTTCTCCGGCCAGGACATGAGCGAGCGCGATCCGCAGGCGCTGCGCGAATCGTATGACGCGTTCAAGGTCGTCGTCGACCGCTATCCGAAGAGCAAGTACGCGCCCGATGCGGCCGCGCGGATGCGCTACATCGTCAACGCGCTCGCGTCGCACGAAGTGCACGCGGCCGACTACTACTACCGGCGCGGCGCTTATGTCGCGGCGATCAACCGCGCGCAGCTCGCGATCAAGGAATACAAGAACGCGCCGGCGATCGAGGACGCGCTGCACATTATGACGCTGTCGTACGCGAAGCTGAATCAGCCGCAGCTCGCCGACGACACGAAACGCGTGCTCGCGTCGACGTTCCCGGACAGCCCGTACGTCACGGGCCATGCGCGGCCGGGTGCGAAGAAATCGTGGTGGCAGTTCTGA
- a CDS encoding RluA family pseudouridine synthase, translating to MTRSSSLNARAGKSNRDDYSPSASPADASAGDSLDDDLTSDALVAPAGADAGADAPRVVGVPPALAGERLDKALAQLFPEFSRSRLQQWIESDRVRVDGAPAKIRQPVPLGATIELLPDLLPEQLAFTPEPVPLSIVYEDEAIVVVDKPAGLVVHPAAGNWSGTLLNGLLHRYADAAGLPRAGIVHRLDKETSGLMVVARTLAAQTDLIRQLQARTVKRRYFALVWGQMPDKGTIDAPIGRDPRERTRMAVVTGAAGKPARTHFRAVDTTLWERQPVSAIHCDLETGRTHQIRVHCAHVGHPLLGDPVYGRARGKRSVTPLPGGFARQALHAWRLGLVHPATGRTMQWRAPLPADLAALVEALGFGADDAEFGDDDAVYDDGYDEGIPYADDDED from the coding sequence ATGACCCGTTCAAGTTCGTTGAATGCCCGTGCGGGCAAGTCAAACCGCGACGATTATAGCCCAAGCGCCAGCCCCGCCGACGCTTCTGCCGGCGATTCGCTCGACGACGATCTGACGAGCGACGCGCTCGTCGCGCCGGCGGGCGCCGATGCCGGCGCCGATGCGCCGCGCGTCGTCGGCGTGCCGCCCGCGCTCGCGGGCGAGCGCCTCGACAAGGCGCTCGCGCAGTTGTTCCCCGAGTTCTCGCGCAGCCGTCTGCAGCAGTGGATCGAGTCGGACCGCGTGCGCGTCGACGGCGCGCCCGCGAAGATCCGGCAGCCCGTGCCGCTCGGCGCGACGATCGAACTGCTGCCGGATCTGTTGCCCGAGCAACTCGCGTTCACGCCGGAGCCGGTGCCGCTTTCGATCGTCTACGAGGACGAAGCGATCGTCGTCGTCGACAAGCCGGCCGGCCTCGTCGTTCACCCGGCGGCCGGCAACTGGAGCGGCACGCTGCTCAACGGCCTGCTGCACCGCTATGCCGACGCGGCCGGCCTGCCGCGCGCGGGCATCGTGCATCGGCTCGACAAGGAGACGTCGGGCCTGATGGTCGTCGCCCGCACGCTCGCCGCGCAGACGGATCTGATCCGTCAATTGCAGGCGCGCACGGTGAAGCGCCGCTATTTCGCGCTCGTGTGGGGGCAGATGCCCGACAAGGGCACGATCGACGCGCCGATCGGCCGCGATCCGCGCGAACGCACGCGCATGGCGGTCGTCACGGGCGCGGCGGGCAAGCCTGCGCGCACGCATTTCCGCGCGGTCGACACGACGCTGTGGGAGCGTCAGCCGGTGTCGGCGATCCATTGCGATCTCGAAACCGGGCGCACGCACCAGATCCGCGTGCACTGCGCGCACGTCGGGCATCCGCTGCTCGGCGATCCGGTGTACGGCCGCGCGCGCGGCAAGCGCTCGGTCACGCCGCTGCCGGGCGGCTTTGCGCGGCAGGCGCTGCACGCATGGCGGCTCGGCCTCGTTCATCCGGCGACCGGCCGGACGATGCAATGGCGCGCGCCGCTGCCGGCCGATCTCGCGGCGCTCGTCGAGGCACTCGGCTTCGGCGCGGACGATGCGGAATTCGGCGACGACGACGCGGTCTATGACGACGGTTACGATGAAGGCATCCCGTATGCCGACGACGATGAGGACTGA
- the pgeF gene encoding peptidoglycan editing factor PgeF produces MTTLRPLTLADCVQPDWHAPPRVRALVSTRNGGVSEPPYGGWSGWGGRGGQGGEVAGGMNLGRHTGDDPAHVDANRARLLALTGQPRAAWLEQVHGTDVVRAEDVLAASAADAGEGGVVRADASVAATPGAVCVVMVADCLPVLLCDEAGRAVGAAHAGWRGLVAGIVEKTAERVAALAGAGAGSLHAYLGPAIGPTAFEVGADVRSAFLDAAPLADYAATERAFAPRADAPGKYLADLYALARLRLARAGVARVSGGTACTVTERERFYSYRRDRVTGRMAAMIWLAD; encoded by the coding sequence ATGACGACGTTGCGACCCCTGACGCTGGCCGATTGCGTGCAACCCGACTGGCATGCGCCGCCGCGCGTGCGCGCGCTCGTCTCGACGCGCAACGGCGGCGTGAGCGAGCCGCCTTATGGCGGGTGGAGCGGCTGGGGTGGCCGGGGCGGTCAGGGCGGCGAGGTCGCGGGCGGGATGAACCTCGGCCGGCACACCGGCGACGATCCTGCGCATGTCGATGCGAATCGCGCGCGGCTGCTCGCGTTGACGGGCCAGCCGCGCGCCGCGTGGCTCGAGCAGGTCCACGGCACGGATGTCGTGCGCGCGGAGGACGTGCTCGCCGCAAGCGCGGCGGATGCGGGCGAGGGCGGCGTCGTGCGCGCGGATGCGAGCGTCGCGGCGACGCCGGGCGCCGTCTGCGTCGTGATGGTCGCCGACTGCCTGCCGGTGCTGCTGTGCGACGAAGCGGGCCGCGCGGTCGGCGCCGCGCATGCGGGCTGGCGCGGCCTCGTCGCGGGCATCGTCGAGAAGACGGCCGAGCGCGTCGCGGCGCTGGCGGGCGCCGGCGCCGGCAGCCTGCACGCGTACCTCGGCCCGGCGATCGGGCCGACCGCGTTCGAAGTCGGCGCCGACGTGCGCTCGGCCTTTCTCGATGCGGCGCCGCTCGCCGATTACGCGGCGACGGAACGCGCATTCGCGCCGCGCGCGGACGCGCCCGGCAAGTATCTGGCGGATCTCTACGCGCTCGCGCGGCTGCGCCTCGCGCGTGCCGGCGTCGCGCGCGTGAGCGGCGGCACCGCGTGCACGGTGACCGAGCGCGAGCGCTTCTATTCGTATCGCCGCGATCGCGTGACGGGCCGGATGGCCGCGATGATCTGGCTCGCCGACTGA
- the phaC gene encoding class I poly(R)-hydroxyalkanoic acid synthase, with translation MQQLFESWLDAWRSFAEPARAAAGGVPAQSPFAAFQTPLPFSFAMPKMPPMPDWSGAAASPAGLAPVASVPPARLQKLQADYSRECIALIQQANVATPTVPELKDRRFSSDAWKASPAHGFAAAWYLLNARYLQELADALETDPKTRERIRFTVQQWTAAASPSNFLALNPEAQKSLVETQGESLRLGMMNLLADMQRGKISQTDESQFVVGENLAVSEGAVVYENDLIQLIQYKPTTPTVFERPLLIVPPCINKFYILDLQPENSLVAHALSCGHQVFLVSWRNADASVAHKTWDDYMDEGLLAAIDVVQQVSGREQINTLGFCVGGTMLATALAVLAARGEHPAASMTLLTAMLDFSDTGILDVFVDEAHVQMREQTIGGKNGAPAGLMRGVEFANTFSFLRPNDLVWNYVVDNYLKGRTPAPFDLLYWNGDSTSLPGPMYAWYLRNTYLENKLREPDALTVCGEPVDLSRIDVPTFIYGSREDHIVPWQTAYESTSLLTGPLKFVLGASGHIAGVINPPAKNKRSYWSYDADAKALPESANDWLDAAVEHPGSWWPVWIEWLDQYGGKKVKPRTQPGSAHFPVIEPAPGRYVMRRD, from the coding sequence ATGCAACAGTTGTTCGAGTCCTGGCTCGACGCATGGCGCAGCTTCGCGGAACCGGCCCGGGCGGCCGCGGGCGGCGTACCCGCGCAGTCGCCGTTCGCGGCGTTCCAGACGCCTCTGCCGTTTTCGTTCGCGATGCCGAAGATGCCGCCGATGCCGGACTGGTCCGGCGCGGCCGCGTCGCCCGCCGGGCTCGCGCCCGTCGCGTCGGTGCCGCCCGCGCGGCTGCAGAAGCTTCAGGCCGATTACTCGCGCGAGTGCATCGCGCTGATCCAGCAGGCGAACGTCGCGACGCCGACCGTTCCTGAACTGAAGGATCGGCGCTTCAGCTCGGATGCGTGGAAGGCTTCGCCCGCGCACGGATTCGCGGCCGCCTGGTATCTGCTGAACGCACGCTATCTGCAGGAGCTCGCCGACGCGCTCGAGACCGATCCGAAGACGCGCGAGCGAATCCGCTTCACGGTCCAGCAGTGGACGGCCGCCGCGTCGCCGAGCAACTTCCTCGCGCTCAATCCGGAGGCGCAGAAGAGTCTCGTCGAGACGCAGGGCGAGAGCCTGCGTCTCGGGATGATGAACCTGCTCGCCGACATGCAGCGCGGCAAGATCTCGCAGACGGACGAATCGCAGTTCGTCGTCGGCGAGAATCTCGCGGTGTCGGAAGGCGCGGTCGTCTACGAGAACGATCTGATCCAGTTGATCCAGTACAAGCCGACGACGCCGACCGTCTTCGAGCGGCCGCTGCTCATCGTGCCGCCGTGCATCAACAAGTTCTACATCCTCGATCTGCAGCCCGAGAACTCGCTCGTCGCGCACGCGCTGTCGTGCGGCCATCAGGTGTTCCTCGTGTCGTGGCGCAATGCCGATGCATCGGTCGCGCACAAGACATGGGACGACTACATGGACGAGGGCCTGCTCGCCGCGATCGACGTCGTCCAGCAGGTGAGCGGGCGCGAGCAGATCAACACGCTCGGCTTCTGCGTCGGCGGCACGATGCTTGCGACGGCGCTCGCGGTGCTCGCCGCGCGCGGCGAGCACCCGGCCGCGTCGATGACGCTCCTCACCGCGATGCTCGACTTCTCCGACACGGGCATTCTCGACGTGTTCGTCGACGAAGCGCACGTGCAGATGCGCGAGCAGACCATCGGCGGCAAGAACGGCGCGCCGGCGGGCTTGATGCGCGGCGTCGAGTTCGCGAACACGTTTTCGTTTCTGCGTCCGAACGATCTCGTGTGGAACTACGTCGTCGACAACTACCTGAAGGGCCGCACGCCCGCGCCGTTCGATCTGCTGTACTGGAACGGCGATTCGACGAGCCTGCCGGGCCCGATGTACGCGTGGTATCTGCGGAACACCTATCTCGAGAACAAGCTGCGCGAGCCGGATGCGCTCACCGTGTGCGGCGAGCCCGTCGATCTGTCGCGGATCGACGTGCCGACGTTCATCTACGGCTCGCGGGAGGATCACATCGTGCCGTGGCAGACCGCGTACGAATCGACGTCGCTGCTGACGGGGCCGCTGAAGTTCGTGCTCGGCGCGTCGGGCCACATCGCGGGCGTGATCAACCCGCCCGCGAAGAACAAGCGCAGCTACTGGAGCTACGACGCGGATGCAAAGGCGCTGCCGGAATCGGCGAACGACTGGCTCGACGCGGCCGTCGAGCATCCGGGCAGTTGGTGGCCGGTGTGGATCGAGTGGCTCGATCAGTACGGCGGCAAGAAGGTGAAGCCGCGCACGCAGCCCGGCTCCGCGCACTTCCCGGTGATCGAGCCCGCGCCCGGCCGGTATGTGATGCGACGCGATTGA
- a CDS encoding acetyl-CoA C-acetyltransferase translates to MTDVVIVSAARTAVGKFGGSLAKVAAPELGATVIRAVLARAGVKPEQISEVILGQVLTAGSGQNPARQALIAAGLPNAVPGMTINKVCGSGLKAVMLAANAIVAGDAEIVVAGGQENMSAAPHVLPGSRDGFRMGDAKLVDSMIVDGLWDVYNKYHMGVTAENVAKEYGITREEQDQFAALSQNKAEAAQKAGRFDDEIVPIEIPQRKGEPLRFATDEFVRHGVTAEALAGLKPAFAKDGTVTAANASGINDGAAAVLVMSAKKAEALGLEPLARIKAYANAGVDPSVMGMGPVPASRRCLERAGWSVGDLDLMEINEAFAAQALAVHKQMGWDTSKVNVNGGAIAIGHPIGASGCRILVTLLHEMRKRDAKRGLASLCIGGGMGVALALERP, encoded by the coding sequence ATGACTGACGTAGTGATCGTATCGGCCGCGCGCACCGCGGTCGGCAAGTTCGGCGGCTCGCTCGCGAAGGTCGCCGCGCCCGAGCTCGGCGCGACCGTGATCCGCGCGGTGCTCGCGCGTGCGGGCGTGAAGCCTGAGCAGATCAGCGAAGTGATTCTGGGCCAGGTGCTGACGGCGGGCTCGGGCCAGAACCCGGCACGTCAGGCGCTGATCGCGGCGGGGCTGCCGAACGCCGTGCCGGGCATGACGATCAACAAGGTGTGCGGCTCCGGCCTGAAGGCCGTGATGCTCGCCGCGAACGCGATCGTCGCGGGCGACGCGGAGATCGTCGTCGCGGGCGGTCAGGAGAACATGAGCGCCGCGCCGCACGTGCTGCCGGGCTCGCGCGACGGCTTCCGGATGGGCGACGCGAAGCTCGTCGACAGCATGATCGTCGACGGCCTTTGGGACGTCTACAACAAGTACCACATGGGTGTCACCGCGGAGAACGTCGCGAAGGAATACGGGATCACGCGCGAAGAGCAGGACCAGTTCGCGGCGCTGTCGCAGAACAAGGCGGAAGCCGCGCAGAAGGCGGGCCGCTTCGACGACGAGATCGTGCCGATCGAGATCCCGCAGCGAAAGGGCGAGCCGCTTCGCTTCGCGACCGACGAGTTCGTGCGTCACGGCGTGACGGCCGAGGCGCTCGCGGGCCTGAAACCCGCGTTCGCGAAGGACGGCACGGTGACGGCCGCGAACGCGTCCGGCATCAACGACGGCGCGGCCGCGGTGCTCGTGATGTCGGCGAAGAAGGCCGAGGCGCTCGGCCTCGAGCCGCTCGCGCGGATCAAGGCTTACGCGAACGCGGGCGTCGATCCGAGCGTGATGGGCATGGGCCCCGTTCCGGCGTCGCGCCGCTGTCTCGAGCGCGCGGGCTGGTCGGTCGGCGACCTCGACCTGATGGAGATCAACGAGGCGTTCGCCGCGCAGGCGCTCGCGGTCCACAAGCAGATGGGCTGGGACACGTCGAAGGTCAACGTGAACGGCGGCGCGATCGCGATCGGCCATCCGATCGGCGCGTCGGGCTGCCGGATTCTCGTCACGCTGCTGCACGAAATGCGCAAGCGCGATGCGAAACGCGGCCTCGCGTCGCTTTGCATCGGCGGCGGGATGGGCGTCGCGCTCGCGCTCGAGCGCCCGTAA
- a CDS encoding 3-ketoacyl-ACP reductase, translated as MSQRIAYVTGGMGGIGTSICQRLHKDGFRVVAGCGPNSPRRVKWLENQKALGFDFYASEGNVGDWDSTKQAFDKVKAEIGEIDVLVNNAGITRDVVFRKMTREDWTAVIDTNLTSLFNVTKQVIDGMVERGWGRIINISSVNGQKGQFGQTNYSTAKAGIHGFTMSLAQEVATKGVTVNTVSPGYIGTDMVKAIRPDVLEKIVATIPVRRLGSPDEIGSIVAWLASEESGFATGADFSLNGGLHMG; from the coding sequence ATGTCTCAGCGAATTGCTTACGTAACGGGCGGCATGGGCGGCATCGGTACGAGCATCTGCCAGCGCCTGCACAAGGACGGCTTCCGGGTGGTCGCGGGCTGCGGCCCGAATTCGCCGCGCCGCGTGAAATGGCTCGAGAACCAGAAGGCGCTCGGCTTCGATTTCTACGCATCCGAAGGCAACGTCGGCGACTGGGATTCGACGAAGCAGGCGTTCGACAAGGTGAAGGCCGAGATCGGCGAGATCGACGTGCTCGTCAACAACGCGGGCATCACGCGCGACGTCGTGTTCCGCAAGATGACGCGCGAAGACTGGACGGCCGTGATCGACACGAACCTGACGAGCCTCTTCAACGTCACGAAGCAGGTGATCGACGGCATGGTCGAGCGCGGCTGGGGGCGCATCATCAATATTTCGTCGGTGAACGGCCAGAAAGGGCAGTTCGGCCAGACCAACTACTCGACCGCGAAGGCGGGCATTCACGGCTTCACGATGTCGCTCGCACAGGAGGTCGCGACGAAGGGCGTGACGGTCAACACGGTGTCGCCGGGCTACATCGGCACGGACATGGTGAAGGCGATCCGTCCGGACGTGCTCGAGAAGATCGTCGCGACGATTCCGGTGCGCCGTCTCGGCTCGCCCGACGAGATCGGCTCGATCGTCGCGTGGCTCGCGTCGGAAGAGTCCGGCTTCGCGACGGGCGCCGATTTTTCGCTGAACGGCGGCTTGCATATGGGCTGA
- the phaR gene encoding polyhydroxyalkanoate synthesis repressor PhaR: MTTTKKTGERLIKKYPNRRLYDTETSTYITLTDVKQLVLEQEDFKVIDAKSNEDLTRSILLQIILEEESGGVPMFSSSMLSQIIRFYGHAMQGMMGAYLEKNIQAFIDIQSKLADQSKNLYENNAMNPEVWSQFMNMQAPMMQGMMTSYIEQSKNMFVQMQEQMQNQAKTMFSSFPFKPATPPGSEPEKK; encoded by the coding sequence ATGACTACTACAAAGAAAACTGGCGAACGGCTGATCAAGAAGTATCCGAACCGCCGTTTGTACGATACGGAGACGAGCACCTACATTACGTTGACCGACGTGAAGCAACTCGTGCTCGAGCAGGAGGACTTCAAGGTCATCGATGCGAAAAGCAACGAGGACCTGACCCGCAGCATCCTGCTGCAGATCATTCTCGAAGAGGAGAGCGGCGGCGTGCCGATGTTCTCGTCGTCGATGCTCTCGCAGATCATCCGGTTCTACGGGCATGCGATGCAGGGGATGATGGGCGCGTATCTGGAGAAGAACATCCAGGCGTTCATCGACATCCAGAGCAAGCTTGCCGACCAGTCGAAGAACCTGTACGAGAACAACGCGATGAATCCGGAAGTCTGGTCGCAGTTCATGAACATGCAGGCGCCGATGATGCAAGGGATGATGACGAGCTACATCGAGCAGTCGAAGAACATGTTCGTGCAGATGCAGGAGCAGATGCAGAACCAGGCGAAGACGATGTTCAGCTCGTTCCCGTTCAAGCCGGCGACGCCGCCGGGCAGCGAGCCGGAGAAAAAGTAG